A region from the Phycodurus eques isolate BA_2022a chromosome 12, UOR_Pequ_1.1, whole genome shotgun sequence genome encodes:
- the adat3 gene encoding probable inactive tRNA-specific adenosine deaminase-like protein 3, translating to MSERRRTFKTMEPELKRRKGEACDPDSWTAYPVLSDEQTQAVELIDAFAAPVLDKRAASRLVRELNSLYPLTGLQHVKRVRATKAEEGLPHFLEILLCLVSEVPDSDLFSVRCDGLGDPFVVKVPARPPLTRPQFELASKHWPTSFHEDKQVTDALRGESFSPGQKAQMHTYMSAALAAAQEGKALGMEAVGAAVVDPVSEKIVAVGHDCRGQHPLHHAVMVCIDLVARGQGGGCYRLDLYPACRSILTPVSDSAQQPYICTGYDLYVTREPCVMCAMALVHSRIGRVFYGAAFADGALGSKYKIHTQKDLNHRFEVYKGVMSQQCEELNSRSL from the exons ATGTCCGAAAGGAG GAGGACTTTTAAAACAATGGAACCAGAACTCAAGCGGCGGAAAGGCGAGGCGTGCGACCCCGACTCCTGGACTGCGTACCCAGTCCTCTCGGACGAGCAGACGCAAGCCGTAGAGCTGATTGATGCCTTCGCTGCACCCGTCCTCGACAAGCGAGCGGCGTCCCGACTGGTTCGAGAGCTCAACAGCCTCTACCCCTTGACAGGCCTCCAACACGTCAAGAGGGTCCGGGCGACCAAGGCAGAGGAAGGTCTCCCTCACTTTCTGGAGATCCTCCTGTGTTTGGTCAGTGAAGTGCCAGACTCAGATTTGTTCAGCGTTAGATGCGACGGATTGGGCGATCCCTTCGTGGTCAAGGTTCCTGCTCGCCCCCCTTTGACCAGACCCCAATTTGAGCTGGCAAGCAAGCACTGGCCCACGTCCTTCCACGAAGACAAGCAGGTGACCGACGCCCTCCGAGGAGAGTCTTTCAGCCCGGGCCAGAAAGCCCAGATGCACACGTACATGTCGGCGGCCCTGGCTGCAGCCCAAGAAGGGAAGGCCTTGGGGATGGAGGCTGTGGGGGCCGCTGTGGTGGATCCGGTCTCTGAAAAGATAGTCGCGGTGGGCCATGATTGTCGAGGGCAACACCCGCTGCATCACGCCGTCATGGTGTGCATTGACCTGGTGGCCCGTGGACAAGGTGGCGGCTGCTACCGGTTGGACTTGTACCCCGCTTGTCGCTCAATTTTGACGCCTGTCTCGGACTCTGCGCAGCAGCCGTACATCTGCACTGGGTACGACCTGTATGTCACCAGAGAGCCGTGCGTCATGTGCGCTATGGCACTGGTCCACTCGCGGATAGGTCGCGTGTTCTACGGTGCGGCCTTTGCTGACGGAGCCCTGGGGAGTAAGTACAAAATCCACACACAGAAAGACCTGAACCACCGTTTTGAGGTTTACAAAGGAGTCATGAGCCAACAGTGTGAGGAGCTCAACAGTAGGTCTCTTTGA
- the alkbh6 gene encoding LOW QUALITY PROTEIN: alpha-ketoglutarate-dependent dioxygenase alkB homolog 6 (The sequence of the model RefSeq protein was modified relative to this genomic sequence to represent the inferred CDS: deleted 1 base in 1 codon), whose translation MEHRPFISEELRQFLVHGAPPTVYYIPAFISEEEETWLLQQVYQSPKPKWTQLSGRRLQNWGGLPHPKGMLEEKMPAWLQAYCQKVSSHGAFGEKTANHVLVNEYKPGEGIMPHEDGPLYHPTVTTITLGSHALLDFYTPVSRLEVDDDNAVAALEGDRHLFSLLLRPRSLLVLQDDAYRNVLHGIGACERDVLTGKVLNLHVAGAQLGETLTRGTRVSLTIRHVPKVLKTKLLFGGK comes from the exons ATGGAACACCGGCCATTTATTTCCGAGGAATTAAGGCAATTTCTCGTGCACGGCGCTCCCCCTACAGTTTATTACATCCCTGCGTTCATATCCGAAGAGGAGGAAACCTGGCTCCTGCAGCAGGTCTATCAGTCGCCCAAACCCAAGTGGACCCAGTTATCCGGCAGGAGGTTGCAGAACTGGGGAGGCTTGCCGCATCCCAAAGGGATGCTGGAGGAGAAGATGCCAGCCTGGCTTCAGGCATATTGCCAGAAAGTTTCCTCACACGGAGCTTTCGGCGAA AAAACGGCCAACCACGTGCTGGTTAATGAGTACAAACCAGGAGAGGGGATTATGCCCCACGAGGATGGACCCCTTTACCACCCTACAGTCACCACCATCACCCTGGGCTCTCACGCACTACTGGACTTCTACACGCCTGTCAGCCGGTTGGAGGTCGACGATGACAATGCAGTTGCAGCGTTGGAAGGCGACCGCCATCTATTCTCGCTGCTCTTGAGGCCACGGAGCCTGCTGGTGCTGCAGGATGACGCATACCGGAACGTTCTCCATGGCATCGGGGCGTGTGAGCGGGACGTGCTGACGGGCAAAGTGCTGAACCTGCACGTTGCCGGGGCCCAGCTGGGTGAGACGCTGACCCGAGGGACCAGGGTGTCGCTGACCATTCGACACGTGCCTAAAGTCTTGAAGACAAAGCTTCTTTTCGGGGGGAAGTGA
- the ormdl1 gene encoding ORM1-like protein 1 encodes MNVGVAHSEVNPNTRVMNSRGIWLTYALGVGILHIVLLSIPFFSVPVVWTLTNVIHNLGMYVFMHAVKGTPFETPDQGKARLLTHWEQLDYGVQFTSSRKFFTISPIILYFLASFYTKYDATHFIINTASLLSVLIPKLPQLHGVRIFGINKY; translated from the exons ATGAATGTGGGTGTGGCACACAGCGAGGTGAACCCAAACACCCGAGTCATGAACAGTCGAGGCATCTGGCTGACCTACGCACTTGGTGTGGGAATCCTTCACATTGTGCTCCTGAGCATACCGTTCTTCAGCGTGCCAGTGGTGTGGACGCTCACCAACGTCATACACAATTTG GGAATGTATGTGTTTATGCATGCGGTGAAAGGGACGCCTTTTGAGACCCCCGATCAAGGAAAGGCCAGACTTCTCACACATTGGGAGCAGCTTGATTATGGCGTTCAGTTCACGTCTTCCAGAAAGTTCTTTACCATTTCCCCCATCATCTT gtatTTCTTGGCGAGTTTCTACACTAAATATGACGCGACGCACTTCATCATAAACACTGCCTCACTTCTAAGTGTGCTCATCCCCAAACTCCCGCAACTGCATGGTGTTAGAATCTTTGGGATTAACAAGTACTAA